The following coding sequences lie in one Rutidosis leptorrhynchoides isolate AG116_Rl617_1_P2 chromosome 6, CSIRO_AGI_Rlap_v1, whole genome shotgun sequence genomic window:
- the LOC139852243 gene encoding uncharacterized protein — MSSPKTKKQVQSLNEKLAALTRFLSKAAERSLPFFHTLRDCAKKSDFKWTDEAEKAFQEMKALLKDLPTLTTLIAGETLILYLAVSTEAVSSVLVVERGDQIPIYFVSKALSRSELNYHPIEKLVYALVVTAQRLCRYFQAHPIMVLTDQPIRQLLYKPEISGS; from the coding sequence ATGTCCTCCCCTAAAACAAAAAAGCAAGTTCAAAGCCTCAATGAGAAGTTAGCCGCATTGACGCGATTCCTGTCTAAGGCCGCCGAAAGATCACTCCCGTTCTTTCACACCTTGAGGGATTGCGCTAAGAAGTCAGACTTTAAGTGGACTGACGAGGCAGAAAAGGCGTTCCAGGAGATGAAAGCACTCCTCAAAGATCTCCCAACGCTAACGACGCTGATTGCAGGCGAAACCCTGATACTTTACCTCGCAGTATCTACAGAGGCTGTTAGTTCCGTTTTAGTTGTTGAACGAGGGGACCAAATACCAATTTACTTCGTCAGTAAAGCGCTATCAAGAAGCGAACTAAATTATCACCCCATCGAAAAACTTGTGTACGCGCTCGTTGTCACTGCCCAACGTCTGTGCAGATACTTCCAAGCACATCCGATAATGGTGCTCACCGATCAACCTATTCGACAGCTACTCTATAAGCCCGAGATATCAGGCAGCTGA